The stretch of DNA GCAAAACCCTTGATTTTTGCCTGGTCCAGGGCCTCTTCAAAGGAAAGGCCAAGGCGGGTTATCTCAGTCAGAATATAATTACAGGTGCCGTTGAGAATACCGGTCATGGCAAAGATGCGGTTGGCCACAAGGTTTTCTCTTAAGGTCTTGATGATGGGCATGCATCCGCCCACGCTGGCTTCATAGGCAATGGTCACGTTTTTTTGAAAAGCTTTGGCAAAAAGGGAGTTTCCTTCCAGGGCCAAAAGCTTTTTGTTGGCCGTGACCACATGTTTTCCCTGTTCCATGGCCTTTAGTATGGTGTCTTTGGCAAAACCCGTACCCCCAACCATTTCCACCACCACATCAATTTCAGGATCTTCCAGAATTTCAGATGCATCGGTGGTGAAGACACCTTCGGCAAAGGTGACGGAGCGGGTTCTTTTGGTGTCTGTGTCCGCAACTTTTTTGAGGACCATTTCCATGCCAAGGCGATCTTTGAGAATTTCCTGCTGATCCAGAAGGATACGGGCAACACCTTCGCCAACAGTGCCGCATCCGATCAGGCCGATTTGCATCCGTTTCATTCAAACTCCAGTGGGGTAAGAGGGAATCCGGTATTCATGGAAGATTTTCTGTACTCCGGACTTTCCGGGCGGTATGCAGCACCGGAAAAGCAGATCAGAAAACCCGGACATACTTAAGCACCTAACTACAATAGCTTAGGTATGAAAGTCAAAAATTGTTTTGACTTTCAAAGGTTGCAGGGGTAATTTTTAAAGGTTTTTATATTGATTGTCCGTTTTTTATACTTAAATGATCTTTCGTGTTACGATGAGGACCCCGATGAGCAAGCCCTTGACCTATGCGGATGCAGGTGTGGATATTGACAAGGCCAACAGTCTTGTGCAGACCATAAAAAAAATAGCCAATAATACCCCCCGTTCCGGTGTCATGGGAGAGATCGGCGGTTTTGGTGGCCTTTTCTCCCTGAATCTCAGCAATATCGAGCGTCCTGTGCTGGTAAGCTCCACCGATGGTGTGGGAACCAAACTGAAAATTGCCTTTATGACGGGCAGGCATGACACCATTGGTATTGACCTTGTGGCCATGTGTGTAAATGATATTCTGGTTCAGGGTGCAAAGCCTTTGTTTTTTCTTGATTATTTTTCCATAGGAAAGCTTGAGAACGATGTGGCATCTGCGGTGATTCAGGGGGTGGCCGAAGGGTGCCGTCAGGCACAGTGCGCCCTTATCGGAGGAGAAACCGCAGAAATGCCGGGCCTCTATGCAGAAGGTGAGTATGATCTGGCAGGTTTTTCCGTTGGTATTGTGGACAATGAAAAAATCATTGACGGATCTTCCATACGGGGCGGACACCAGCTGGTGGGCATTGCCTCCAGCGGACTGCATTCCAATGGTTTTTCTCTGGTGCGTAAAATCTGTTTTGATACGCTGGGACTTAAAGCTGACAGTTTTGTTGAAAGTCTGAAGGGTACCATCGGAGATATTCTTTTAACTCCCACCAGAATATATGTGGATTCAGTCCTTTCCCTTATAAAAGATCAGCCGGTTCATGGACTTTCCCATATTACGGGTGGAGGAATTACGGAAAATATAGTGCGGGTGCTGCCCCAGGCCTGCAAGGTGCGTATCCGTAAAGGAAGTTGGGATATTCCTCCGGTTTTCACCTTCCTTCAGGAAGCAGGCAATGTTGAGCTCCATGAAATGCACCGGACCTTCAATATGGGCATCGGCATGGTGGTCATTGTGCCGGAAAAGGCAGCGGCGGATGTGATGGACCGCCTGCGTATTCTCGGAGAGCAGGCTTTTGTCATTGGTGATGTGGTGGAACGCAGCGGCGATGAACCCCAGGTGATGTGGATGGATTAGGTTTTTGTTTTCTATCTTGTATGACCGGATCAGCCCCTTTGAAGGAGTTTGTCCGGTCTTTTTTGTTTTTAGCCTGAATGTTTTGTCAGTATATGAGGTGAAAGAATGCGTATTCTGGGTATAGAGTCTTCCTGCGATGAAACCGCAGCAGCCGTTGTGGAAGACGGGGTGAAAATTCTGTCATCGGAGGTGGCATCCCAGGTGGATATTCACCACCGTTACGGAGGGGTGGTGCCGGAACTGGCATCCCGCCATCATGTGGAAGCCATATGTCCCATGGTGACGGCGGCCCTTAGCTCCTGTGGAATGGAGGCAGGGGATCTGGATGCCGTTGCCGTCACCCAGGGACCGGGGCTGGTGGGGGCCCTTCTGGTGGGGTTCGGATTTGCAAGGGCCTATGCCTTCGGTCTGAACATTCCCTGTGTGGGAGTTCATCACTTGCTGGGCCATATCCATTCCGTTTTTCTGGAACCGGAAAAAAATCCTCCGGTTTATCCCTTTGTGGCCCTGGTGGTTTCCGGAGGGCATACTGGGCTTTACCATGTTCCCGATGCCCTGACCCTGAGACTTCTGGGGCAGACAAGGGATGATGCAGCAGGGGAAGCCTATGATAAGATAGCCAAAATCATGGGGCTGGGTTACCCCGGAGGACCGATTATTGATGGTATGGCTGTAGAGGGAAATTGTAATTCTATTTTTTTCCCCAGGGCTTTTCTGGATAAAGATGGAATGGATTTCAGTTTCAGTGGGCTGAAATCCGCAGTGGCACGTTTTCTGTCCGAAGACGGAGGCAAAACGGCCAAAGCGGATATTGCCGCAGCTTTTCAGGATGCTGTGGTGGATGTGCTTGTATCCAAGGCTTTTTTGGCTGTGGAAAAGATTGCGTGCAGGGATCTGGCCATTGTTGGCGGGGTGGCGGCTAATCGTGGGCTGAAGAAGAAGGCATCTCAGGAGGCGGATATACGGGGTGTACGCCTCCATATGCCTTCTCCCTTTCTCTGCGGAGATAATGCCGCCATGATAGCCGCTGCCGGATACCATTACCTTCAGGCAGGAAAAGTTCTCGGGCTGGATGCCGATGTTTTCTCAAGGGCCACGGATCCCGGTCGTGTGGCTGTGCGGCACAGGTAGGGCAGGTCGTTTAAAAAAGCTTGAAATTATTTCCGCTTATTATAGAATGGCTGCATAACTATTCTAAAATACAATATAAGGGTGGAAATATTTTCAATGTTGTTGACGGCCAAAGCCATTGGTCGTTTTGTTTGACAGTTGAGTTTACTCAAGTGTATACAAAACAGAAACAAAAATCATATTGAAAGTAAAGTATAGTGACAGACATAAAATCAAGTATAGGATTCCACATCGTTTCTATTATGACTCTTCTGCTGATAGCGGTTTTTCTTATCCAAGCACTTACACCATACGGAAGCGCCACCTCTCCTGATTCAATTTCTTACCTTGATATCGGATCCAATCTTAGTAACGGTAAGGGATTAGTTACGACAAACTTAGCTTTTGATACCGCTGGAACCAGTAGCTATTCGCCCCAGCGACTATGGCCGCCTGCGTACCCTGCTTTGCTGTCATGCTTTATAAAAAATTCATTTGATGTGGAACGTGTCCGATTTTTATCTGTAATATTGCTTTTCTTTTCAGGTACTATTAGTCTGTTGATTCTTCGCACAGCTCAGATTGATTGGCTTATATCATTGTTATTTGCTGTGTTAACAATGCTTACTCTTCCAATGGTGCTGATTTACACCTACATATGGAGTGAAACGCTATTTGTTCCAATTCTTTTGGGTATGGTATTGGTAATTTTTAAATATCTTCGCTTGCCTAGTGATAAGGTGTTGCAAAAATCGATTTTTATTGGGCTATTTGTTGCATTAGGTTTTACGTTAGTCTTAACAAGATATATAGGCGTGGCAATGATTTTGTTGTTTCCACTTATCTATGCCCTAAGTAGCAAGGATCATTTTGATCGTATCATAATCTTTTGTGGTTTATTGGTGTACACTTTGTTCGTAGTGCTATTTCTTGCTGACAACTATCGAGTTACAGAAAATATTTCAGGCGGTACTCGTTCTCCATCCTCGCTCGGCCTAGAAGATAACTTAATTCATATGACCGAAGCATTTATGACCATTTTGCCAACTTCTTTGATAAGTATTGTTCTCGGAATCATATTGGCCTGCATAGTTATCTTTGGAATTGTGGCTACAAAGGGCTCATGGGCCGGAGAGAGTCAACCAGACATAGCACTTCGCCTAAAGTATGCTTTAGTTTTAATTTCAGTTACAATGTTATATCTGGTTGCTTTGCTGGCAATGAGAACGCATAGTTCATTTGACCAAATCGACGTCCGGCTGATTGCGCCAGCAGTTCCAATAATAGTTTTAATGTTAGCGTTTTTTCCTGTTATGGTCACCTCAAGGGTGGCCTCATTATCAATAGGCTTAGTCTCGCTTTCATTATTATCTATGCTGGCTCTACAAGGTTTGAATGGTGTTACAAGTGCTATCATTAATTGGGAAGAATCTGGATCTCCAGCATTACCGATGAGAGGAAATATTACATTTAATAATTTC from Desulfobotulus mexicanus encodes:
- the tsaD gene encoding tRNA (adenosine(37)-N6)-threonylcarbamoyltransferase complex transferase subunit TsaD, which gives rise to MRILGIESSCDETAAAVVEDGVKILSSEVASQVDIHHRYGGVVPELASRHHVEAICPMVTAALSSCGMEAGDLDAVAVTQGPGLVGALLVGFGFARAYAFGLNIPCVGVHHLLGHIHSVFLEPEKNPPVYPFVALVVSGGHTGLYHVPDALTLRLLGQTRDDAAGEAYDKIAKIMGLGYPGGPIIDGMAVEGNCNSIFFPRAFLDKDGMDFSFSGLKSAVARFLSEDGGKTAKADIAAAFQDAVVDVLVSKAFLAVEKIACRDLAIVGGVAANRGLKKKASQEADIRGVRLHMPSPFLCGDNAAMIAAAGYHYLQAGKVLGLDADVFSRATDPGRVAVRHR
- the purM gene encoding phosphoribosylformylglycinamidine cyclo-ligase, which gives rise to MSKPLTYADAGVDIDKANSLVQTIKKIANNTPRSGVMGEIGGFGGLFSLNLSNIERPVLVSSTDGVGTKLKIAFMTGRHDTIGIDLVAMCVNDILVQGAKPLFFLDYFSIGKLENDVASAVIQGVAEGCRQAQCALIGGETAEMPGLYAEGEYDLAGFSVGIVDNEKIIDGSSIRGGHQLVGIASSGLHSNGFSLVRKICFDTLGLKADSFVESLKGTIGDILLTPTRIYVDSVLSLIKDQPVHGLSHITGGGITENIVRVLPQACKVRIRKGSWDIPPVFTFLQEAGNVELHEMHRTFNMGIGMVVIVPEKAAADVMDRLRILGEQAFVIGDVVERSGDEPQVMWMD